The proteins below are encoded in one region of Gammaproteobacteria bacterium:
- a CDS encoding alpha/beta fold hydrolase, with product MNSGGPRRLASRWAALLFMVMTFGACLPAAMAAEIESLPLDNGEYRIPGTLTLPGRLQVASSCPAVLMLHGTGSNKDEVGGVYKRLAGELARAGIASLRIDFAGTGDSSVDYRQYTLSGATRDARVALKALGEHVGVDPQRLGVLGFSQGGLIAQVLVVKQPDIRALATWSSVANDGIGVFQPLFDEHLDQARRDGYAVVNFPWRGPLNFSLEWFDEVRASTALSDMAGYHGRLLAIAGLADDAVPYEASLRLAEAAGSTDARVLLIKGADHIYHALDEDRSQIDEVIEQTVRFFREGL from the coding sequence ATGAATTCGGGAGGTCCGAGACGGCTTGCATCGCGGTGGGCGGCCCTGTTGTTCATGGTGATGACCTTCGGTGCGTGCTTGCCGGCAGCGATGGCGGCCGAAATCGAGTCGCTGCCGTTGGACAATGGCGAATACCGGATTCCGGGCACCCTGACCCTGCCGGGACGGTTGCAGGTCGCTTCAAGCTGTCCAGCGGTGCTGATGTTGCACGGCACCGGATCGAACAAGGATGAGGTCGGCGGCGTCTACAAGCGGCTGGCGGGCGAGCTCGCCCGTGCAGGAATCGCCTCCTTGCGAATCGACTTCGCGGGCACCGGCGACAGTTCTGTGGATTATCGCCAGTACACGCTCAGCGGCGCCACGCGTGACGCCCGTGTCGCTTTGAAGGCGCTCGGCGAGCATGTGGGAGTTGATCCGCAGCGTCTCGGTGTGCTCGGTTTCAGTCAGGGGGGATTGATCGCGCAAGTTCTGGTGGTGAAGCAGCCCGACATTCGCGCACTGGCAACCTGGTCCTCGGTGGCCAATGACGGGATCGGCGTGTTCCAGCCCCTGTTCGACGAGCACCTGGACCAGGCGCGTCGCGACGGTTACGCCGTGGTGAATTTTCCGTGGCGCGGACCGCTCAACTTCAGCCTGGAGTGGTTCGACGAAGTGCGTGCCAGCACGGCGCTCAGCGACATGGCCGGCTATCACGGCAGGCTGCTGGCGATTGCCGGCCTGGCCGACGATGCGGTGCCCTACGAAGCCTCGCTGCGTCTGGCCGAAGCTGCCGGGTCCACGGATGCCCGCGTACTCCTGATCAAGGGTGCGGATCACATCTATCACGCTCTGGACGAGGATCGGTCCCAGATCGACGAAGTGATCGAACAGACGGTGCGATTCTTTCGCGAAGGGCTGTGA